The following are encoded in a window of Thermus hydrothermalis genomic DNA:
- a CDS encoding amino acid ABC transporter substrate-binding protein: MKETRRSFLWKSLAAGATLLVQAKAQGRTVRIGYSISKTGPYATGAGITTLPNYRLWVEEVNAAGGLKLATGPARVAVVEYDDRSTPEEAIRNIERLIVQDRVDFVLPPWGTAMNLAVAPVFARHGYPQLGVTNLSEKTPELVRRWPSYFSFLGLPSQYAEALVLLLRNLAAAGKIGRRVAVVHTDDEFGLELSTAFRRAAQREGLELVYFQSYPQGFSDFASLLNAVKGRNPDAFVAFSYPAETLAFPEAAAVVGFNPAVFFLGVGTAFPVFRQRYGARAEGVMGLGGVVPNQAWRSYLERHKAVTGQEPDRWASQVTYASLQALRGAIEKLGKIDRFQIVRLLRQETFDTILGPLKLEGNVFRGNWLIGQWQDGEFVAVMPERPGAASPRVPKPAWNR, encoded by the coding sequence ATGAAGGAGACCCGCAGGTCGTTTCTCTGGAAGAGCCTAGCAGCCGGAGCAACCCTCCTGGTCCAGGCTAAGGCACAAGGCCGTACGGTGCGTATTGGCTACTCCATTTCAAAAACCGGTCCCTACGCTACCGGAGCAGGTATCACCACCTTGCCCAACTACCGCCTTTGGGTGGAAGAAGTCAATGCGGCTGGAGGGCTTAAACTGGCCACAGGCCCCGCAAGGGTTGCCGTGGTGGAGTACGATGACCGCTCCACTCCCGAAGAGGCTATCCGGAACATAGAGCGCCTTATCGTCCAGGACCGGGTGGACTTCGTCTTACCCCCCTGGGGTACCGCCATGAACCTCGCCGTGGCGCCCGTTTTTGCTCGCCACGGCTATCCCCAATTGGGGGTGACCAACCTGAGCGAAAAAACCCCTGAGCTGGTGCGGCGCTGGCCCAGCTACTTCTCCTTCTTAGGCCTGCCCTCCCAGTACGCAGAGGCTTTGGTGCTGTTGCTCCGCAACCTGGCCGCAGCGGGCAAAATCGGTCGGCGTGTGGCGGTGGTGCACACGGACGATGAGTTCGGCCTAGAGCTTTCCACGGCCTTCCGCCGGGCAGCGCAAAGGGAAGGCCTGGAGCTTGTTTACTTCCAAAGCTACCCGCAAGGCTTTAGCGACTTTGCCTCGCTCCTCAACGCGGTCAAAGGCCGCAACCCCGATGCCTTTGTTGCCTTTAGCTATCCAGCGGAAACCTTGGCCTTCCCAGAGGCTGCAGCGGTGGTGGGCTTTAATCCTGCGGTATTCTTCCTCGGGGTGGGAACAGCCTTCCCCGTCTTCCGCCAGCGGTACGGAGCCCGCGCCGAAGGCGTGATGGGGCTGGGTGGGGTGGTACCCAATCAAGCCTGGCGGAGCTATTTGGAACGGCACAAAGCTGTAACGGGCCAGGAGCCGGACCGCTGGGCTAGCCAGGTAACGTATGCCTCGCTCCAGGCGCTGCGAGGGGCTATAGAAAAGCTAGGTAAAATAGATCGTTTCCAAATCGTACGCCTTCTACGCCAGGAAACCTTTGACACCATCCTTGGGCCTCTCAAGCTGGAAGGCAACGTTTTCCGGGGCAATTGGCTCATCGGCCAGTGGCAGGACGGCGAGTTTGTGGCGGTGATGCCTGAGCGGCCCGGCGCTGCTTCCCCACGGGTTCCCAAACCCGCTTGGAACCGATAA
- a CDS encoding aldehyde dehydrogenase: MVQTAKSVRLYIDGTWREARSGRRFARQSPLDQEVASEAEAAGLEDAQEAVASAERAFAFWSETPPSERRELLWRAAQALEARKTFFVDTMMAETGATPGWAEFNVHLAASMLKEAAALTTQITGEVIPSDRPGTLAFAIRQPVGVVLSLAPWNAPVILGVRALATPLACGNTVVFKGSELSPKTHALIVEALEEAGLPPGVVNFLTTSPEDAPRVVEALIAHPAVRRVNFTGSTRTGRIIAELCGRHLKPVLLELGGKAPVIVLRDANLEEAANAIAFGAFANQGQICMSTERAVVEEAVADALVERLAQKAQRLPVGDPRREPVVLSCLVDPKATDRVVELIEEALAQGARLVAGGRREGPYLWPTVVDHVTPRMRLYHEESFGPVVAVVRVKDEEEALRVANDTEYGLSAAIFTQDVAKGIRLARRIQSGICHINGPTVHDEPQMPFGGVKASGFGRFGGRAGIHEFTELRWITVQTEPLHYPF, encoded by the coding sequence ATGGTCCAAACGGCGAAATCTGTGCGGCTATACATTGACGGCACTTGGCGGGAGGCGCGAAGCGGGAGGCGCTTTGCCCGTCAAAGCCCACTGGACCAGGAAGTGGCAAGCGAAGCGGAAGCCGCAGGCCTCGAGGACGCCCAAGAGGCGGTGGCAAGCGCCGAAAGGGCGTTTGCCTTCTGGTCAGAAACGCCTCCAAGCGAACGGCGTGAGCTCCTTTGGCGGGCTGCCCAGGCCCTGGAGGCCAGGAAAACCTTTTTCGTGGACACCATGATGGCGGAAACGGGAGCCACGCCGGGGTGGGCTGAGTTCAACGTACACCTGGCGGCAAGCATGCTCAAGGAAGCCGCTGCCCTTACCACGCAGATCACGGGGGAAGTTATCCCTTCGGACCGGCCCGGGACTTTGGCCTTCGCAATCCGCCAACCCGTGGGGGTGGTTCTCAGCCTCGCACCCTGGAACGCTCCGGTGATCCTAGGGGTGCGCGCCCTGGCCACGCCCCTCGCCTGCGGCAACACTGTGGTTTTCAAAGGCTCCGAGCTTTCCCCCAAAACTCACGCCCTAATCGTGGAAGCCTTGGAGGAAGCAGGGCTACCCCCAGGAGTGGTTAACTTCCTCACCACTTCCCCCGAGGATGCCCCGCGTGTGGTGGAAGCCCTCATTGCCCATCCTGCCGTACGGCGGGTCAACTTTACGGGGTCCACCCGCACCGGGAGGATCATCGCTGAGCTCTGCGGGCGGCACCTGAAGCCGGTCCTTTTAGAACTCGGGGGGAAGGCGCCGGTCATTGTGCTTAGGGATGCGAACCTCGAGGAAGCCGCCAACGCCATTGCGTTTGGCGCCTTCGCCAACCAAGGACAAATCTGCATGTCCACCGAGCGGGCCGTGGTGGAGGAGGCGGTGGCGGATGCCCTGGTGGAACGGCTGGCGCAGAAAGCGCAACGCCTCCCCGTGGGAGACCCCCGGCGTGAGCCGGTGGTGCTCAGTTGCCTGGTGGACCCCAAGGCCACAGACCGCGTGGTTGAACTCATAGAGGAGGCCCTTGCGCAAGGGGCGAGGCTAGTAGCCGGGGGGCGGAGGGAAGGTCCCTACCTCTGGCCTACAGTGGTGGATCACGTCACCCCCAGAATGCGGCTCTATCACGAGGAATCCTTTGGCCCGGTGGTAGCGGTGGTGCGGGTCAAGGATGAGGAGGAAGCCCTAAGGGTGGCCAACGACACCGAGTATGGCCTCTCCGCAGCCATCTTCACCCAGGACGTCGCCAAGGGCATCCGACTGGCCAGGCGGATTCAGTCCGGAATCTGCCATATCAACGGTCCCACGGTCCACGACGAACCCCAGATGCCCTTTGGGGGCGTGAAGGCTTCCGGATTTGGGCGGTTTGGCGGCCGGGCAGGTATCCATGAATTTACCGAACTTCGCTGGATCACCGTGCAAACGGAACCGTTGCACTACCCCTTCTAA
- a CDS encoding catechol 2,3-dioxygenase, which produces MEGSEYARWPYGDLAHLAHVELITPKPEASLWFFTEVMGMAVSGQEGDSVYLRGWDDYEYHTLKLTAGPKPALGHFAFRVKTPEALLRRVEALEASGLGEGWTDGDLGHGPAYRFRTPDGHLMELYYETRWYTPTEATRPALKNQASRFPGKGANLRRLDHINILASDVAAVRAFMERYLGMRVTEQIIFSDGTEQGAWLTCNNKTYDVAVTKDHLGAKGRLHHFTYAVDSREEVLRAADICLEHGVFIETGPHKHAIQQTFFLYVYEPGGCRFEIACPGARLLLAPDWKPIVWNEEERKKGQAWGLKTVETFHTYGVPPVEEA; this is translated from the coding sequence ATGGAAGGAAGCGAATACGCCCGTTGGCCGTACGGCGACCTAGCCCATCTGGCCCACGTGGAGCTCATCACCCCCAAGCCGGAGGCGAGCCTTTGGTTCTTCACCGAGGTGATGGGGATGGCGGTGAGCGGCCAGGAGGGGGATTCCGTCTACCTCCGGGGTTGGGACGACTACGAGTACCACACGCTAAAGCTTACAGCGGGCCCGAAGCCAGCTTTGGGTCACTTTGCCTTCCGCGTAAAAACCCCGGAAGCGCTCCTGCGGCGGGTGGAGGCGCTTGAGGCCTCCGGGCTTGGGGAAGGATGGACGGATGGGGACCTGGGCCACGGCCCCGCCTACCGGTTCCGCACCCCGGATGGCCACCTGATGGAGCTTTACTACGAAACCCGTTGGTACACCCCCACCGAGGCCACCCGGCCTGCCCTGAAGAACCAAGCCTCCCGTTTCCCGGGAAAGGGCGCCAACCTTAGGCGGCTAGACCACATCAATATCCTGGCCTCCGATGTGGCGGCGGTGCGGGCGTTTATGGAGCGCTACCTCGGGATGAGGGTCACCGAGCAAATCATCTTTAGCGACGGGACCGAACAGGGGGCTTGGCTCACCTGCAACAACAAGACCTACGACGTGGCCGTGACCAAGGACCACCTCGGGGCCAAAGGCAGGCTTCACCACTTCACCTACGCCGTGGATAGCCGGGAGGAGGTCCTGCGGGCGGCGGACATTTGCCTGGAGCACGGGGTCTTCATTGAAACGGGGCCCCACAAGCACGCTATCCAGCAGACCTTCTTCCTCTACGTGTACGAGCCGGGTGGGTGTCGGTTTGAAATCGCCTGCCCGGGAGCGCGCCTCCTTCTTGCCCCTGACTGGAAGCCCATTGTCTGGAACGAGGAGGAGCGAAAGAAGGGCCAGGCCTGGGGCTTGAAGACGGTGGAAACCTTCCACACCTACGGGGTTCCCCCGGTAGAGGAGGCCTGA
- a CDS encoding GntR family transcriptional regulator, which yields MPATDKTTEVYQAYHLLREAILKGELLPGQRLVEKDLTERFGLGRAAIRTALAKLEQDGLVESAPYRGAWVRAITEEEAVEVLEARMALECLAVRYAARRATPEEVARLREILAEMRKRFAQGDLLGMSELNAAFHRTLVEASRHQTAKRLIEALRAQGVRHQYRTVLVPGRSQRSLEEHARILEAVAARDEEGAERAMREHLEGVLAALRQAKGGPL from the coding sequence ATGCCGGCCACGGACAAGACCACGGAGGTGTACCAAGCCTACCATCTCCTTCGGGAGGCCATCCTAAAGGGGGAGCTGCTTCCCGGCCAGCGCCTCGTGGAGAAGGACCTCACCGAGCGCTTCGGCCTTGGAAGGGCGGCCATCCGCACCGCCTTGGCCAAGCTGGAGCAAGACGGTCTGGTGGAAAGCGCCCCGTACCGCGGGGCCTGGGTGCGGGCCATTACGGAGGAGGAGGCGGTGGAGGTCCTCGAGGCCCGCATGGCCTTGGAGTGCTTGGCGGTGCGCTACGCCGCGCGCCGCGCCACCCCGGAGGAGGTGGCCCGGCTTCGGGAGATCCTCGCCGAGATGCGAAAGCGCTTTGCCCAAGGGGATCTCCTGGGTATGTCCGAGCTCAACGCCGCCTTTCACCGCACCTTGGTGGAGGCCTCGAGGCACCAGACGGCCAAGCGGCTCATAGAAGCCCTGCGGGCCCAGGGCGTGCGCCACCAGTACCGGACCGTTTTGGTCCCCGGACGTTCCCAACGCTCCCTAGAGGAGCACGCCAGAATTTTGGAAGCAGTGGCCGCCCGGGACGAGGAGGGGGCCGAAAGGGCCATGCGGGAGCACCTGGAAGGTGTTCTGGCGGCCTTGCGCCAGGCGAAAGGAGGTCCGCTATGA